From Cucumis melo cultivar AY chromosome 1, USDA_Cmelo_AY_1.0, whole genome shotgun sequence, a single genomic window includes:
- the LOC127148475 gene encoding uncharacterized protein LOC127148475, translated as MRSFLIGRKLWRIVTGDITEPVKPIVHETSAEDIQYIERLEDWDSKNHQIITWLGNTSIPAIHTQFDAFDSAKELWDFLYTRFQSIGLTHYYQLHSTLVSLNQEVGQSVNEYLATLQPIWTQLDQEKISPDHIRLIKVLMGLRPEYESVRAALLHRNPLPSLDAADQEILFEEKRLGIVSSLHSDVALATTYLRQANKTIFCKNCKLHGHKFANCPTTECRYCHKRGHILDNCPTRPPSPPGHSHKPKFSHKAGSSSVVAAATSFDITEPSSLQLTDLHDLLK; from the coding sequence ATGAGGAGTTTTCTAATAGGTCGAAAATTATGGCGTATCGTCACGGGAGATATTACCGAACCTGTCAAACCTATTGTCCATGAAACCAGTGCAGAGGATATTCAGTACATTGAAAGACTTGAGGATTGGGACAGCAAAAATCACCAAATTATCACTTGGTTAGGTAATACTTCTATTCCAGCCATCCACACTCAGTTTGATGCCTTTGATAGTGCAAAAGAACTCTGGGATTTTCTATACACACGTTTTCAGTCTATAGGGCTGACTCATTATTATCAGCTGCACTCTACACTTGTTAGTCTCAATCAGGAAGTGGGACAATCTGTGAATGAATATCTAGCCACTCTTCAGCCTATTTGGACTCAGTTGGATCAGGAAAAAATTAGCCCTGACCATATTCGTCTCATCAAAGTATTAATGGGTCTCCGACCTGAATATGAATCCGTTCGTGCTGCTCTGTTACACCGTAATCCTCTGCCATCTCTTGATGCTGCTGATCAAGAAATCTTATTTGAGGAGAAAAGACTTGGCATTGTCTCCTCTCTGCACTCTGATGTCGCCCTTGCAACTACTTATCTCCGACAAGCTAATAAGACCATCTTTTGTAAAAATTGCAAACTTCATGGTCATAAGTTTGCTAACTGTCCTACCACTGAGTGCAGGTATTGTCACAAACGAGGTCATATTTTGGATAATTGTCCAACACGCCCGCCCAGCCCTCCTGGTCACTCACACAAACCCAAGTTTTCCCATAAAGCCGGCTCTTCATCTGTTGTTGCTGCTGCTACATCATTTGACATCACTGAACCTTCGAGTCTTCAGTTGACTGATCTTCATGATTTACTGAAATAG